The Prunus persica cultivar Lovell chromosome G7, Prunus_persica_NCBIv2, whole genome shotgun sequence genome has a segment encoding these proteins:
- the LOC18770795 gene encoding pentatricopeptide repeat-containing protein At4g36680, mitochondrial, with amino-acid sequence MSSSIPLRHLRQLSTTAKSSISISQAKSKLRTEYDPDKALEIYSSVSEHYSTPTSSRYAQDLTVRRLAKSHRFADIEKLIESHKNDPKITQEPFLCTLIRSYGRSGMFDHAMRTFDQMDQLGTPRSSLSFNALLTACTNSKQFEKVPQLFDEIPNKHGVSPDKVSYGILIKSYCAADKPEKAIETLRLMEEKGIEITAVTFTTIFNALYKKGNGEEAENLWNEMVKKGIEVDAAAYNVKIMYVHGGNPDNVKALIEEMANAGLKPDTISYNYLMTCYCRNEMMEEAVKVYEGLEGNACNPNAATFRTLIFYLCSSEDYDKAYKIFKRSVEVHKIPDFNTMRHLVEGLVKKKKMKEAKGLIRTIKKKFPPNLLVAWKKVEEGLGLASSDRNASSVPDNDEAKEATA; translated from the coding sequence atgtCATCTTCAATTCCTCTCCGCCATCTCCGCCAGCTCTCCACCACCGCTAAATCTTCAATCTCCATCTCACAAGCGAAGTCCAAGCTCCGAACAGAGTACGACCCTGACAAAGCCCTAGAGATTTACTCCTCTGTCTCCGAACACTACTCGACTCCTACCTCCTCTCGCTATGCTCAGGACCTCACCGTTCGTCGCCTCGCCAAGTCTCATCGCTTCGCTGACATCgaaaaattaattgaatcTCACAAAAATGACCCAAAAATCACCCAAGAGCCTTTCTTGTGCACCCTCATCCGATCGTACGGCCGTTCCGGCATGTTCGACCACGCAATGAGGACCTTTGATCAAATGGACCAGCTGGGTACTCCGAGATCTTCACTATCCTTCAATGCTCTGTTGACTGCGTGCACCAATTCGAAACAGTTTGAAAAAGTCCCCCAGCTGTTCGATGAAATTCCCAACAAGCATGGTGTCTCCCCCGATAAAGTGTCGTATGGTATATTAATCAAGTCGTATTGCGCGGCTGATAAGCCCGAGAAGGCGATTGAGACTCTGAGGTTGATGGAGGAGAAGGGTATTGAGATAACTGCAGTGACGTTCACCACAATATTTAATGCTCTGTATAAGAAAGGCAATGGCGAAGAGGCTGAGAACTTGTGGAATGAGATGGTGAAGAAGGGTATTGAGGTTGATGCTGCCGCTTATAATGTTAAGATTATGTATGTCCATGGCGGGAACCCGGACAATGTGAAAGCCTTGATCGAAGAAATGGCGAATGCCGGGCTGAAACCCGACACTATTAGTTACAATTACTTGATGACTTGTTATTGCAGGAATGAGATGATGGAAGAAGCTGTCAAGGTTTATGAGGGGTTGGAGGGAAATGCTTGTAATCCGAATGCTGCAACTTTTAGGACTCTGATATTTTATCTGTGTAGTAGTGAGGATTATGATAAGGCGTATAAGATTTTCAAGAGGAGTGTGGAGGTGCATAAGATCCCCGACTTTAATACGATGAGACATTTGGTTGAAGGattggtgaagaagaagaagatgaaggagGCCAAGGGATTGATACGCACAATTAAGAAGAAGTTCCCTCCTAATCTTTTGGTTGCCTGGAAGAAAGTGGAAGAGGGTCTTGGTTTGGCTTCTTCTGATAGGAATGCTTCTTCGGTCCCTGATAACGACGAGGCTAAGGAGGCTACAGCATAG